In a single window of the Mucilaginibacter defluvii genome:
- the porV gene encoding type IX secretion system outer membrane channel protein PorV produces the protein MKRNLLRLCYMLLLLSLSVKLSAQNNSTTAVPFLNIVPDSRSSAMGDVGAATSADADPNAVYHNASKLAFAADTTAFSVSYAPWFRNLGVKDAYLANLSGYTVLDERQTLAASLRYFSLGDIDFTNDYGDLLQQYRANELAIDVAYIRKMSNNFSMSLSAVYIRSSMGSGNYNNLDIKPGNAIAATVGMYFKDDAKLFAKDAKLALGVNISNLGTNIGYGTQRSFLPANLKVGSTAEFQLAEKSMLAWSLDFNKLLIPENADDDMSLPSAIGKSFSPINLSVGTGLEYWYDRVFAVRTGFFTAPSKYNLQYITAGAGFRYNVLQFDLSYLISTKSRSANDNTLRLSLIYAFR, from the coding sequence ATGAAAAGAAATTTATTAAGGCTGTGCTATATGCTTTTATTATTAAGCTTAAGCGTTAAATTATCAGCACAGAATAATAGTACAACGGCTGTTCCTTTTTTGAATATTGTGCCCGATTCAAGGTCATCCGCTATGGGCGATGTTGGCGCAGCGACATCTGCAGATGCCGATCCGAATGCGGTATACCACAATGCGTCAAAGCTGGCTTTTGCTGCTGATACTACTGCATTTAGTGTGAGCTATGCACCATGGTTTAGAAATTTGGGTGTGAAAGATGCATATCTGGCCAATTTATCTGGATACACTGTTCTTGATGAAAGGCAAACACTGGCGGCTTCTCTCAGATATTTTTCATTAGGCGATATTGATTTTACCAATGATTATGGTGATCTGTTACAACAATATCGTGCCAATGAACTGGCAATTGATGTGGCCTATATACGCAAGATGAGCAACAACTTTTCCATGTCGTTATCAGCCGTGTACATCAGGTCATCGATGGGCTCCGGAAATTATAACAATCTCGATATAAAGCCGGGTAACGCTATAGCTGCTACGGTTGGCATGTACTTTAAAGATGATGCAAAATTATTCGCTAAAGATGCCAAGTTAGCGCTCGGGGTAAATATTTCAAACTTAGGTACCAATATTGGCTATGGAACGCAAAGATCATTTCTTCCGGCAAACCTAAAGGTTGGTAGTACGGCTGAGTTCCAATTAGCAGAAAAGAGTATGCTGGCCTGGTCTTTAGATTTCAATAAACTACTTATTCCTGAAAATGCAGATGATGATATGAGCTTGCCTTCAGCAATAGGTAAGTCTTTCTCACCAATAAACCTTTCTGTAGGTACAGGTTTAGAATATTGGTATGATAGGGTATTCGCGGTGCGAACCGGTTTCTTTACAGCTCCTTCAAAATACAATTTACAGTATATAACCGCCGGGGCCGGTTTTCGGTACAATGTGTTGCAGTTTGATCTTTCTTATCTCATATCTACCAAGAGTCGTAGTGCAAATGACAATACTCTACGATTATCGCTAATTTATGCGTTTAGATAG
- a CDS encoding SusC/RagA family TonB-linked outer membrane protein, which yields MLKIYKQALAALLLLFAVQSVVAQSVKISGTITAKSDGLPLPGVSVAVKGTTTGTQTNVDGKFIINAKVNDIISISYVGYTTKEVKVSANTTTLNIVLDEGANALNEVVVTALNISKDKKSLGYAVQTVKSNDISEARETNFVNALSGKIAGVQVTGSQGDMGSSRIIIRGETSVSGNNQPLFVIDGIIVDNSQFQGTNGSRDFANAISSFNSEDIESVSVLKGPNAAALYGSRAAAGVILIKTKSGKGVKGIGVEINSNTVFSSLKVFPDYQNQFGQGSNGKFSYVDGKGGGVNDGVDESWGPALDGALIPQFYSNGEAVPFVAHPNNVRDFFKTGATFNNGVALSSSSDKHNFRISYNNLHQTGVVPNSSQGRNSFLLNGSYKLTPKLTINTTASYIKDDAGNLPGAYGRRATSTMLQFTWFGRQVDINRLKNYRNADGSTFNWNNSYYSNPYFVAYENTVSQLKNRFTGSAELNYKINSEFSVNFRTTTDFYNDRRKIRVAFGTNGTPFGSYEEDAYYVNETNTEARLQYTKKITDDFSLDVFGGGNISTITNEQNDQLAPKLAVPNVYNVNNSRDPLVSTNYYGKLKTYSYFVSGQIGFKNYAFINFTGRNDWSSTLPSSSLSYFYPSVNGSLILSDALDINSNILSYLKVRGGWSKVGKATTPYQLLNTYLSSPLFGTNPQQSANTINLNPNLKPETTTSSEAGVELGFFKDRLRLDVSVYSTNSYDQILDVEVSPTTGFNKNLINGGRITNKGLEVQLAGTPIKGKDFAWDVTVNYSLNRSKVISLDKEGVLPAYILGTNRTVQVLAAIGQPYGTLFGTAYLRDASGQIIVSNSGTPVVNPTKQFLGKYTPNWLGSINNSFSYKGIHLSALVDARIGGSIYSNTNRTGTYTGVLASTLPGRGTANGGLSYYYARNNNATPAILVGSGATAPNGETVYNDGMIFKGVKADGTANTTIIPAQAYYKGYTNVDEAFVYDASYVKLREVKLGYTFASEWVKRIGLQSATFSIVGRNLWIIHKNVPNIDPETAFNTGNGQGLEDLTLPTVRNLGFNVNLKF from the coding sequence ATGTTGAAAATATACAAACAGGCCTTAGCCGCGTTGCTATTGCTTTTTGCTGTGCAATCGGTTGTAGCGCAATCAGTAAAAATAAGCGGAACTATCACGGCCAAGTCAGACGGGTTGCCGCTACCCGGTGTAAGTGTTGCCGTAAAAGGCACTACTACAGGTACACAAACTAATGTTGATGGTAAGTTCATTATCAATGCTAAAGTGAATGACATTATCAGTATCAGCTATGTAGGCTACACTACTAAAGAGGTAAAGGTATCAGCAAATACCACTACGTTGAACATTGTACTTGACGAGGGAGCCAACGCGCTGAATGAGGTAGTGGTAACGGCTTTAAATATATCGAAAGATAAAAAATCATTAGGTTACGCGGTACAAACTGTAAAATCAAATGATATTTCCGAGGCGCGCGAAACAAATTTTGTGAATGCCTTGTCGGGCAAAATAGCTGGTGTGCAGGTAACGGGTAGCCAGGGCGATATGGGATCTTCCAGGATCATCATCCGCGGCGAAACCTCTGTTTCGGGCAATAATCAGCCATTATTTGTCATTGACGGTATCATTGTAGACAACTCTCAGTTCCAGGGCACCAATGGGTCGCGCGATTTTGCGAATGCTATATCCAGTTTTAATTCTGAGGATATTGAATCAGTAAGTGTGCTTAAAGGGCCTAACGCGGCCGCGCTATACGGTTCACGTGCGGCGGCTGGTGTTATCCTGATTAAGACTAAGTCAGGCAAAGGGGTAAAGGGAATAGGGGTGGAGATTAATTCAAACACGGTATTTTCCAGTTTAAAAGTATTTCCCGATTACCAAAACCAGTTTGGGCAGGGCTCCAATGGCAAATTCAGTTATGTTGATGGCAAGGGCGGCGGCGTTAACGACGGAGTTGACGAAAGTTGGGGGCCCGCGTTAGACGGCGCGCTGATACCGCAATTCTATTCAAATGGTGAGGCTGTACCCTTTGTTGCTCACCCTAACAATGTGCGCGATTTTTTCAAAACAGGTGCTACTTTTAATAACGGTGTAGCCTTATCAAGCAGCAGCGACAAGCATAACTTTCGTATATCTTACAACAATCTGCATCAAACAGGGGTAGTGCCTAATTCGTCGCAGGGACGTAACTCGTTTTTGCTGAACGGGAGTTACAAACTGACACCTAAACTTACCATTAACACCACAGCAAGCTACATTAAGGACGATGCCGGTAATTTGCCAGGCGCTTACGGCAGACGTGCAACCAGCACCATGTTGCAGTTTACCTGGTTTGGCCGCCAGGTTGATATAAACCGCTTAAAAAATTATCGTAATGCTGATGGCAGCACTTTTAACTGGAACAACAGCTATTATAGCAACCCATATTTTGTAGCGTATGAAAACACGGTATCGCAACTTAAAAACAGGTTTACCGGGAGTGCTGAGCTGAACTACAAAATAAACAGCGAGTTCTCGGTGAACTTTCGAACCACTACCGATTTTTATAACGACCGACGGAAGATCAGGGTGGCTTTCGGTACAAACGGTACGCCATTTGGCTCCTATGAAGAAGATGCTTACTACGTAAATGAAACAAATACCGAAGCCCGCCTGCAATACACCAAAAAAATAACCGACGATTTTTCGCTGGATGTTTTTGGCGGTGGCAATATCAGCACCATTACTAATGAGCAGAACGATCAGTTAGCGCCAAAGCTGGCTGTTCCTAATGTTTACAATGTAAATAACTCACGCGATCCGCTCGTGTCGACCAATTATTACGGCAAGCTAAAAACCTACAGCTACTTCGTTTCCGGACAAATAGGTTTCAAAAATTATGCTTTTATAAATTTTACCGGCCGTAATGATTGGTCGTCAACGCTACCCAGCTCAAGCCTGTCATACTTTTATCCATCTGTGAACGGTAGCTTGATACTTTCTGACGCGCTTGATATTAACAGCAATATATTAAGTTATTTAAAAGTGCGTGGAGGCTGGTCAAAAGTAGGTAAGGCCACTACGCCTTATCAGTTACTTAACACTTACCTGTCATCGCCTTTGTTTGGCACTAACCCGCAGCAAAGTGCCAACACTATAAATCTGAATCCTAACTTAAAACCTGAAACAACCACATCATCAGAAGCGGGTGTTGAACTCGGATTTTTTAAGGACCGTTTACGTTTAGATGTCAGCGTTTACAGCACTAATAGCTACGATCAGATACTTGATGTGGAAGTTAGCCCTACAACCGGTTTTAATAAAAATTTGATAAATGGCGGCCGTATCACCAATAAAGGCTTAGAAGTGCAACTGGCGGGTACACCAATAAAGGGTAAAGATTTTGCCTGGGATGTTACCGTTAACTATTCATTAAACCGCAGCAAGGTTATCTCGCTTGATAAGGAGGGTGTACTACCGGCTTATATTTTAGGTACAAATCGTACTGTACAGGTTTTGGCGGCAATTGGCCAGCCTTACGGTACCTTGTTTGGCACGGCTTATCTACGTGATGCTTCAGGACAAATAATAGTTAGCAACAGCGGAACTCCGGTGGTTAATCCAACCAAACAGTTTTTAGGTAAATACACACCTAACTGGCTGGGCAGTATTAATAACAGCTTTAGTTATAAAGGAATACACTTAAGCGCATTAGTTGATGCGCGAATTGGAGGATCCATTTATTCAAATACCAACCGCACAGGTACTTACACCGGCGTGCTGGCTTCAACACTGCCGGGGCGCGGTACTGCCAACGGTGGTTTAAGCTACTATTATGCCAGGAACAATAATGCCACACCTGCTATACTGGTAGGCAGCGGCGCAACAGCGCCTAACGGCGAAACAGTGTATAACGATGGTATGATATTTAAGGGCGTTAAAGCTGATGGTACAGCCAATACAACTATAATACCGGCACAGGCTTATTATAAAGGTTACACCAATGTTGATGAGGCCTTTGTGTATGATGCATCTTACGTAAAATTAAGAGAGGTTAAGCTGGGGTATACCTTCGCTTCTGAGTGGGTAAAACGCATTGGCTTGCAGTCGGCAACATTTTCAATAGTTGGCCGTAACCTGTGGATCATTCATAAAAACGTGCCCAACATCGATCCCGAAACAGCTTTTAATACGGGCAACGGCCAGGGATTGGAAGATTTGACCCTGCCAACCGTGCGCAACCTTGGCTTTAATGTTAACCTTAAATTTTAA